In Thermoanaerobacterium xylanolyticum LX-11, the genomic window TGGAGGCGGAGGAACAGTCGCACTTTTTGCAGCAAATTATGGCATGGAGGTTATTGACTGTGGTATTGCACTTTTAAGCATGCATTCACCTTATGAATTGTCATCAAAACTTGACTTGTACATGGGATATAAAGCATATAGATCCTTCCTTTTAAGTAGGTAAAGGTCATTTAAAAACACCGGTATAGCCGGTGTTTTTTAGCAATTTTATTGATTTATAAACATTTCTACCACAATTACGCCGTTTCCAGTGCTGTTTGTGACAACGCCAACGCCGACTTTATTGAAATAAGGGTTTAAGATATTTTCTCTATGACCGCTGGAATTCATCAATGCATAATGAACACTTACAACATCGCTGTTTAGTGCTATGTTTTCTGCAGCGGCATTGTAACTTATACCAAATTCTTTCATCATATCAAATGGCGAGCCATAAGTAGGTGACGTGTGAGAAAAATAGTTGTTGTCCCTCATATCCTCAGCTTTTATCCTGGCTACTTTTGATAGGTTTTCATCGATGGTAAGCGGACTCAAGCCTCTTGACGTTCTTTCGCTATTTATGAGATCCACCAACTGCTTTTCTTGTACTGATAACCCTTGATAATTTTGTTGTGCGCTACTATTCTTGACGCTTTCAACAGCATTGGAAGATGAATTGCCGGCTGATGTAGTCGTAGTTGTAACAGTTCCTTTTGTATTAATTGTCGTCTGGTTTACATTTGCAGTGTTATTAGCCATTGTAACCCACCAATAATTGTTGTTGTACCAAGCATTTGTGTTATTTGCCTGTACATAATTTATTTTTACTGTGGCTGTATTGAATACAGAGTAATTTGATGTGGTGGCATTTGAAGTTGTCGTTCCATTGTAGACAACATTGTTGTTTGTATATGTTCCGTAAGAATACGAAGCTTTTGCAGCATTAAAAGAGCTAATCATTGACAATGAAATTACTGCAAATGTCGCATAGTACTTTAGATTTTTTTTCACTAATATCACACCCCTTAATTAAAATTATTCGACAAAAAAAGAAAAAAACCTTTAAGTAATTAATGGACACGTAGGAAATCTTATCAATAGTTGCGCCTCTGAATATAATGTGAGTAGGGGGTGCAAAGATGAGATATGGGATATTAGTCTTTTATTCTTATCAACATGCAGTGTTGTGTGACAAAGTATTAAGGCAGAACAATATACCTGTAGAATTTATACCAACGCCACGCTCTATAATGAATAGCTGCAGCCATTCTTTAAAATTTGGTCTGGAATACGTGGATATTGTGAAATTAATAGTACAAAGAATAAATATCCCTTATAAAGGGATATATGAAGTTGAGAAAACATATAGCGGATATACCGTCATAGGTGTTCGTTAGGTTTTCCAAAGATAATTGACTTTATTTTGTCTATTGTCCCATTTTCTACTTTTTCATTAAGCTTTGAGTTTAATATGATTATTTTATTTTGCAGATCTTTTACCTGCTTTTTTAATTTTTCGTTTTCCAAAAGGACATTGTTGTAAACAGAATTAAGATTGTCAATTTTTGAAGTGTACTTCATTCTTTCTTCATAATATTTCTTCAAATTTTCTTTAAGTTCTTCAATATTTCTGTTTTTAAGTGCGATTTCATAGCTTTTTTGATTTAGATTTCTCTCTAAATGTACTTTCTCCTTTTGGAGGTTTTCTATTTTTTTAGATAGTGTGCTTAAGTATTCTTGGACTTCTTTTATATAAAATGTGAAGTAATTATCTTTATCATATGATATGATATCTTTAACTCTATTAAAAGGAAGCTCTAATCCGTTATCATCTAAAAATGTGAATTTTTCTATTGAATCTTCCACTTTTTTTACAAATTCATATGACGAAGGCTTTTCAGCTAATTTAAAAGGCTTGCAGAAACTATTGCCGCCGTCTGATGATACAGCGCTGTAAAAAGTGTCTTGTTGAATCCATGTACACCATATAGTGGTGTCTATTATGTTAAAGCAAGGCCACAAAATTGCATCTGAAAATGACAAAGTGATTTTCTTGTCCCACGATCCTTTTGGCCATCCACCATCGACTTTTTTTCTATACTTTAGTTCTTTTATTATGTTTTCCTCAACCCAGCATATATGAATGTTTCGTTTGTCATCGATGGATATGTTCGGATATTCAAGCGATATGGCTTCAGAAATTGTAGTCTTTAAAGTCCACGTATCATTTAAATACGTTGTATAGTATATTTTTTGAGTGTTTTCGGTTGTGACATAAACTAAGTGCATAATTCCGAATTTATCAGATGCTACACTGTAGAAAGGCTTAATTTGGCTGTTGTAAATGACAGCTACGTCATTAACTTTGAAAGTCTTATTGAGTACAAAATGCTTTAGAATCAATTTTTTGGGTGTTGATAGATTATGCTCTATAAAAAATAGATGTAATGTTCCACCAAATATTATTAATCTGAAGTTATCTGCAAAAAATGATTTGTCATTATAATGGTACAAAATCTTTTTGATTATTTTGTTATCATCATTTAAATGTGCTAAAACTATGTTTTGCTCTTTGCTAAAATATGTGATTAAAATTTCATCCGAGTTTAATCCAACATCGAAATCGCTTATTGTATTGTCTATAAGGCTTATTTCATCCGAATTTTCACCAGCTATATTTAACAAAATAGAGTTCCGATTTGATGAAAATTTGTACACCTTGCCTTTAAAATTTAATAGCACCTTGTCCATAAAATACCTCCTTTCATTTAAAATTATATTCTTTATTTGTAACAAATATTATGGTTATTACGTATATTGTAACTAGAAATATGCAAAATCAAATTAAACAAAAATTTAGTCGTAAGGGGGAAATAAAATGGCATTTGCTAAAAAGCTGATTGGAGAACAAGAAGTAGGACCAGGTCCAGTAGAGCCAGGTCAGCTTCCTGAACCAACAGAGATAACTTGCATAGAAGTTACAAAGATATACGATTCATGCTCACAGAGATTGTGTTTAGACAGCATACCACCAGTTCCATTTGTGCCTACTATTACAAACCCAACATTTGGACGCTGTGAAAATGTGACTGTTACACTTGTATCACCTCCAGGATTTACACTTACACCTATTCCTGAAAGACCTGGATTTGCAAGAGTGCAGGCTACATTCCAAGTAACATATGATGTAGTGATTACAAATACATCTGGCGATATTCAAACATTGACAGGACTAACAACTACGTTTAATAAGGATATAGTATTGTACGTGCCAGAACCTACTATTGCTATCATGAAGTTTGAGGCTGTTGCAGAGTGCTTATTTGGTAGAGTCAATGTTGGAACACCAACAACATTAGAGGTAATCATAGGTGTATGGATCATCATAAAATCTGCTATGGATGTGCAATTATTGATACCTTCGTATGGATTCTGCCCAGTACCACCTGAGTGCGAGGAGTTTCCGACAAATGTATGTGATGAATTCATGCAGAGACCATTCCCACCTATATTTCCTCCGCAGAAAGCCCCATATTCACCATATTAAAAATATGAAAAGCCAGCATAAGCTGGCTTTTCTCAGTGCGCCCGGCATGGGCGATAACTTGGCGGTGAAAGTCCGCTGTGGGCTTGGTAGTGGGAACCACTAGCTGAACCGCAAGGGTGTCCATCGTGAGGTGGAATCTGAAGGAAGCGGTAGGCAAAATCTCGGTCTGAGGAATACGAACCAGATAAGAGGCTGAATTGGGGCGGACGAGTTTGCTGAACAAAACGAAGTCCAACACTACCCGAACCCCATACAGTAAATCTGGCAGATAGACGAGATGAAGGTTATCGTTCTTACCCGGGGAGGTCTCAAGGATAAGTCATTAAAGTGAACTCTGAAATGACAACCCATGCAGTGATGTATGGCTGAACCTTGAGAAGTCAGCAGAGGTCATAGTACTTATCTAGTCATGAATAGATAAGGAAGGACCGAACATTAGGAGGTTTTGGAAATCTTATGAACTCGAAAGATATGCAGAGACTGCAGACAACTCAACAAAGAGGCTATCCGCTCAATCAAGAAATGGAATTTCAAGAGAGAGCGGAAGTGCATAGTATATCATCGGCGTCAAAAGATAGAAGAAACAATGTACAAAGATACACCAGTAATATGCTTGAAATGATACTAGACCGAGAAAACATGAAAGAAGCATACAAACGAGTAGTTGCAAATAAAGGAAGCCATGGAGTCGATGGGATGGAAGTAGATGAACTTCTACCGTATCTCAAAGAAAACTGGCCGACCATAAAGCAACAATTACTGGAAGGAAAATATAAACCACAACCAGTGTTGAGAGTAGAAATACCAAAACCAGATGGAGGAACAAGACTACTAGGGATACCTACAGTACTAGACAGACTAATACAACAAGCAATAGCCCAAATACTAAGTGGAATATACGACCATACATTCTCTGATAACAGTTATGGTTTCAGACCTAGACGCAGTGCAAAAGACGCAGTAATAGCCGCAGAAGTATATATAAACGAAGGATGCACATGGGTAGTAGATATAGACTTAGAAAAGTTCTTTGACAGAGTAAACCACGACATACTAATGTCCAAATTAGAAAAGCGGATAGGAGACAAACGAGTACTGAAGCTAATACGAAGATACTTAGAATCAGGAGTAATGATAAATGGAATCAAAGTAGCAACAGAAGAAGGGACACCACAAGGAGGGCCATTAAGTCCGCTACTAGCAAACATAATGTTAGATGAACTAGACAAAGAACTAGAAAGAAGAGGACATAAATTCTGTCGATATGCAGATGATTGCAACATATACGTAAAAAGCAGGTCAGCAGGAAACAGAGTAATGAAAAGCATAAAGAAATTCATAGAAACCAAATTAAAACTAAAAGTCAATGAAACAAAAAGTGCTGTAGATAGACCATGGAAAAGAAAATTCTTAGGATTTTCGTTTTATACAAAAGAAAACGAAGTAAGAATAAGGATTCATGAAAAATCCATCAAAAGGTTTAAGGAAAAAGTAAGAGAAATAACCAATCGAAACAAGGGAATAAGCATGGAATACAGAATACGTAGATTGAATCAGATAACGACAGGATGGGTTAACTATTTTGGATTAGCAGATGCGAAAGGAATAATGAAAGCTCTTGACGAATGGATAAGGCGTAGACTAAGAGCATGTATATGGAAGCAATGGAAGAAGACAAAAACAAAGTATGACAATCTGATAAAATTAGGAGTAGAAAAACAAAAAGCCTGGGCATACGCCAATACGAGGAAAGGCTACTGGAGAATATCCAATAGCCAAATACTCAATATGACTCTTACAAATAAATACTTCGAAGACATAGGTTATAGAAGTTTATCAAAAAGGTATCTAATCGTACATTAAATCTTAATGAACCGCCGTATACCGAACGGTACGTACGGTGGTGTGAGAGGACGGCGGTTAGTCACCGCCTCCTACTCGATTAACAATGATAGGAGGATTTTTATGAAAATTTTATTTATGACATTTATCGATATTTTAAATTCACTTCCGCAGAGAAGTCATCACTTGATAGATTACTTAAAAGACAAATATGACTTGACGGTAGTATTTTGTAGGTATGACGATCTTGGGGTATTAAAAAAGCAAGAAGGTACGATTACTTATATAGGAATACCTGTTAAGTTTGCAAGTCTTTTTAGCCCGATGATTTTGTATAAAAAATACGTTGAACTTGATTCTTCTAAATACGATATATGTATTGCACAAGGTCCATGGGCAGGTTTGACTGCTGTAGAACTTCTGAAGGCTGGGAAAATAAGTTTTTTGGCTTATGAAGATATCGACTATTTTCCTGCGTTTTTTGAATATGAGGACATTTATGAGAGGACAAAAAACATGGAGAAATATTGCATTGAAAATTCTGATGTTACATTTTCTGTAAATCAACATTTGATAGAATTGAGAAAAAACATGACAGGCATTACACCATATTACATACCAAATGGTGTCAATTATGAACTGTTTAATGGCAGAAAGGAAAAACATCAAGGAATAGTCATTGTATTTAGCGGTTCATTAGAGCATTGGTCAGGCGTTGAGATGCCTATAAAAGCCCTTCCTATCTTAAGGCGAGAATATGACGTTTCGATGATGATACTTGGGAAGGGAAAATATGAACATGTTCTTAGGAAATTGTCGAGAGATTGCAAAGTAAATGATGTTGTACATTTTTTGGGAAAAGTAAAGTATAGCGATTTGCCGCTGTATTTTAATAAAGCTGATATTGGACTTTGTACGCTTTTTCCAACGGAACTAATAAAATATTCTTTTCCACTTAAAGCTGTAGAATACATGGCATCTGGCCTTCCTGTGATAGCAACAGACATTGGCGATTTAGGGAAATTGATTAAAGAAAATGATTGTGGTATAACTATAGAGTACAATGTATCGGATTTTGTTGAAAAAGCTATAGATTTGATAGAAAATTATGATAAAATGAGTATATACGGACGAAACGGAAGGGAATTTGCTAAAACGTTTGACTGGAAAGAACTTTTTAAAAAAGAAATGAGCATAATTTTTGAAAAATTAGATAAAGTTATAAAATACAATTGAAAGGTGATGGCTATGACCAAAAGTATAAAAGATGATGTACTTTTAAGATTAAAAACCATAAAGGGGCATATAGCTGGAATCGAAAAAATGGTGGAAGAAGACAAAGGATGTTCTAACATTTTGCTTCAAATAGCAGCGGTGAGAGCTTCTTTAGAAAAAGTTGGATTGTCAATCATAAATGAACATGCTGAACAGTGCTTTCTTGCAAATGAAGATGGAAAGATAACTTATGAGGAACTTCAAAGTGTTGTTGATTTATTAGTTAAATTTTTAAAATGAGCAATATTTGGCAGTAAAATAGGGTCAGAAAAGACCCTTCTCTATGTTGATAATGGAAATAGAAGGGTGTATAATTAATAAAAAGAAGGTGTTTTATGTGAGAATACATGGTATTGTAGAGAAGATAGAAGATGACGTAGCTATAGTTGTTCTTGATGATGACAGGAAGATAAATATTCCCACAAAGTATCTTCCTAGTAATATTGCTGAAGAAGATGCTATTGATATTTCATTGGATGTCAATGAAAGAGGACGAAAATTAAAAAAGTTGATTGAAGAATCAAGGGAGGAAGACTAATTTTTTAATTTTTTAACGCTAATTGTTAATAAATTAACTATTATTTACACGCTTTCTTTTATGTAATAAAATAATTGTATACAGTATACGGGTGATTTTTATGGTTATTACTGTTTGCGTAGGTAGTTCATGCCACTTGAAAGGTTCCTACGATGTTATAAACAAATTAAAAGAAATGATTAAAAATTACGGTATTGAGGACAAAGTAGAATTAAAAGCTGATTTTTGCATGGGCAATTGTTTAAGGGCGGTTTCTGTAAAAATTGATGATGGAAAGTGTTTATCAGTTAAACCTAATAACGTAGAAAAATTTTTTAAAGAATATGTTTTAGGTGAACTAAAATGAGTGTCATTAATTTCAAAGAAGCCAATTGCAGAAACTGCTATAAATGCATTAGATACTGCCCAGTAAAAGCGATAAAAGTTAATAATGAACAAGCTGAAATCATAGAATACAGGTGCATAGCATGTGGAAGATGTTTAAATATCTGTCCTCAGAATGCGAAGACAGTTAGATCAGATGTAGAAATAGTGCAATCATTTTTAAATCGGGGTGAAAAAGTTGTTTTCACTGTAGCTCCATCGTATCCTGCACTTGTTGGGCATAATAATGCTTTAAAATTCTTGAAGGCTTTAAAAAGTTTAGGAGCCGAAATGATAGTTGAGACCTCAGTAGGTGCTATGCTTATATCTAAGGAGTATGAAAAGTATTATAATGATTTGAAATATGACAATTTAATCACTACTTCATGCCCATCCGTAAATTATTTGGTTGAAAAATACTATCCAGATCTTATAAATTGCCTTGTACCAGTCGTATCACCGATGGTAGCTGTTGGAAGGGCTATAAAAATCATGTACGGTGAAAGCATGAAAGTTGTATTTATAGGTCCGTGTCTCGCTAAAAAAGCTGAGATGAATGATTTTAGTTGTGAGGGAGCTATAGATGCTGTATTGACATTTGAAGAAGTAATGAATTTGC contains:
- a CDS encoding metal-sensitive transcriptional regulator, which gives rise to MTKSIKDDVLLRLKTIKGHIAGIEKMVEEDKGCSNILLQIAAVRASLEKVGLSIINEHAEQCFLANEDGKITYEELQSVVDLLVKFLK
- a CDS encoding DUF3343 domain-containing protein, whose amino-acid sequence is MRYGILVFYSYQHAVLCDKVLRQNNIPVEFIPTPRSIMNSCSHSLKFGLEYVDIVKLIVQRINIPYKGIYEVEKTYSGYTVIGVR
- a CDS encoding CAP domain-containing protein, yielding MKKNLKYYATFAVISLSMISSFNAAKASYSYGTYTNNNVVYNGTTTSNATTSNYSVFNTATVKINYVQANNTNAWYNNNYWWVTMANNTANVNQTTINTKGTVTTTTTSAGNSSSNAVESVKNSSAQQNYQGLSVQEKQLVDLINSERTSRGLSPLTIDENLSKVARIKAEDMRDNNYFSHTSPTYGSPFDMMKEFGISYNAAAENIALNSDVVSVHYALMNSSGHRENILNPYFNKVGVGVVTNSTGNGVIVVEMFINQ
- a CDS encoding glycosyltransferase produces the protein MKILFMTFIDILNSLPQRSHHLIDYLKDKYDLTVVFCRYDDLGVLKKQEGTITYIGIPVKFASLFSPMILYKKYVELDSSKYDICIAQGPWAGLTAVELLKAGKISFLAYEDIDYFPAFFEYEDIYERTKNMEKYCIENSDVTFSVNQHLIELRKNMTGITPYYIPNGVNYELFNGRKEKHQGIVIVFSGSLEHWSGVEMPIKALPILRREYDVSMMILGKGKYEHVLRKLSRDCKVNDVVHFLGKVKYSDLPLYFNKADIGLCTLFPTELIKYSFPLKAVEYMASGLPVIATDIGDLGKLIKENDCGITIEYNVSDFVEKAIDLIENYDKMSIYGRNGREFAKTFDWKELFKKEMSIIFEKLDKVIKYN
- the ltrA gene encoding group II intron reverse transcriptase/maturase, with the translated sequence MNSKDMQRLQTTQQRGYPLNQEMEFQERAEVHSISSASKDRRNNVQRYTSNMLEMILDRENMKEAYKRVVANKGSHGVDGMEVDELLPYLKENWPTIKQQLLEGKYKPQPVLRVEIPKPDGGTRLLGIPTVLDRLIQQAIAQILSGIYDHTFSDNSYGFRPRRSAKDAVIAAEVYINEGCTWVVDIDLEKFFDRVNHDILMSKLEKRIGDKRVLKLIRRYLESGVMINGIKVATEEGTPQGGPLSPLLANIMLDELDKELERRGHKFCRYADDCNIYVKSRSAGNRVMKSIKKFIETKLKLKVNETKSAVDRPWKRKFLGFSFYTKENEVRIRIHEKSIKRFKEKVREITNRNKGISMEYRIRRLNQITTGWVNYFGLADAKGIMKALDEWIRRRLRACIWKQWKKTKTKYDNLIKLGVEKQKAWAYANTRKGYWRISNSQILNMTLTNKYFEDIGYRSLSKRYLIVH
- a CDS encoding DUF3006 family protein; this translates as MRIHGIVEKIEDDVAIVVLDDDRKINIPTKYLPSNIAEEDAIDISLDVNERGRKLKKLIEESREED
- a CDS encoding (2Fe-2S) ferredoxin domain-containing protein, which codes for MVITVCVGSSCHLKGSYDVINKLKEMIKNYGIEDKVELKADFCMGNCLRAVSVKIDDGKCLSVKPNNVEKFFKEYVLGELK